One part of the Marinobacter sp. MDS2 genome encodes these proteins:
- a CDS encoding Hcp family type VI secretion system effector, translating to MPTPCYISIEGKTQGNITAGAFTSDSVGNIYVEGHEDEVLVQEFSHVVTVPTDPQSGQPSGQRVHKPFKFTSALNKSTPLMYNALASGEMLPKVELKWYRTSVEGKQEHFFSTILEDATIIDIDCNMPHCQDAANADFTQLVTVSLSYRKVTWEHAVAGTSGADDWRSPIEA from the coding sequence ATGCCAACTCCTTGTTATATCAGTATTGAAGGTAAAACCCAGGGCAACATCACCGCGGGTGCGTTCACTTCCGACTCCGTAGGTAACATCTACGTGGAAGGTCACGAAGACGAAGTGCTGGTTCAGGAATTCAGCCACGTTGTGACCGTTCCGACGGATCCTCAGTCTGGTCAGCCTTCTGGTCAGCGCGTACACAAGCCGTTCAAGTTCACCTCCGCTCTGAACAAGTCCACTCCGCTGATGTACAACGCTCTGGCCTCCGGCGAAATGCTGCCGAAGGTTGAACTGAAGTGGTACCGCACTTCCGTGGAAGGTAAGCAGGAGCACTTCTTCTCCACCATCCTCGAAGATGCCACCATCATTGATATCGACTGCAACATGCCTCACTGCCAGGACGCGGCCAACGCAGACTTCACGCAGCTGGTCACCGTGTCTCTGTCCTACCGCAAGGTTACCTGGGAACACGCTGTTGCCGGTACTTCCGGTGCTGACGACTGGCGTTCGCCGATCGAAGCCTGA
- a CDS encoding energy transducer TonB, producing MNPTPKGIKLLFLVIAVCTTAIAWVLAAPSKPLKLPTLGDSAVNSAPAIKISLAGRDTPEPAAQPESSPAPEPVTKPDPTPEPEPEPEPEPEPEPEPEPEPEPIVEPDPEPAPAPIEPSVPETAKAPTPEASVTSGEEGQAEQQQASVPLQTAGSASEIQSYLNTLSRHLARYYNYPRRARRLGQQGAPVVVFEFRRDGSLIDHSLRDSSGHTLLDDAALQMLSEAAPLPEVPAKMRGETFTYALPVRFQLR from the coding sequence ATGAACCCGACGCCAAAAGGCATCAAGCTTCTGTTTTTAGTGATTGCCGTCTGCACCACAGCGATCGCCTGGGTGCTGGCAGCGCCCAGCAAGCCATTGAAACTGCCTACACTCGGCGACAGCGCGGTCAATTCTGCACCGGCCATTAAAATCAGTCTGGCGGGTCGCGACACTCCGGAGCCTGCTGCGCAGCCTGAATCGTCTCCGGCCCCCGAGCCGGTCACTAAACCAGATCCCACACCCGAGCCAGAGCCAGAGCCAGAGCCAGAGCCAGAGCCAGAGCCAGAGCCAGAGCCAGAGCCAGAGCCCATTGTTGAGCCGGACCCGGAGCCTGCGCCAGCCCCGATTGAACCCTCTGTACCTGAAACCGCGAAAGCACCAACCCCAGAGGCTTCGGTAACTTCCGGCGAAGAAGGCCAGGCCGAACAGCAACAAGCCTCCGTGCCACTTCAAACCGCAGGCAGTGCGTCTGAAATCCAGAGTTATCTGAACACACTCAGCCGGCACCTGGCCCGCTATTACAACTATCCCCGAAGGGCTCGCCGCCTCGGCCAGCAGGGCGCTCCGGTTGTGGTGTTCGAATTCCGCCGGGATGGCTCGCTCATTGATCACTCCCTCCGCGACAGTTCCGGCCATACCTTGCTCGACGACGCCGCACTACAAATGCTGTCCGAGGCCGCTCCCTTGCCTGAAGTTCCTGCAAAGATGCGCGGCGAAACGTTCACGTACGCACTACCAGTGCGATTCCAACTCCGGTAA
- a CDS encoding biopolymer transporter ExbD, which yields MTELVPPPSTSGKGLLDRVEDALLPLINLVFLLLMFFIVAGQLSEQPLPELPGGAQSEQEQAPEADLIVKADGQWQVRGTTVTEQSLLSALPEPNPSEPLKLAADQSLTMADLEHLLQRLEDGGYTEVLLLTEPGA from the coding sequence ATGACTGAGCTGGTGCCACCACCGTCCACGTCCGGCAAGGGGCTGTTGGATCGGGTTGAAGACGCGCTGTTACCGCTGATCAATCTGGTGTTCCTGCTGCTGATGTTCTTCATCGTGGCAGGGCAACTAAGCGAACAACCTCTTCCGGAATTGCCCGGAGGCGCTCAGTCAGAGCAAGAGCAAGCCCCGGAGGCGGATCTGATTGTGAAAGCCGATGGCCAATGGCAGGTCCGCGGCACCACAGTGACGGAACAATCGTTGTTGTCGGCACTGCCCGAACCAAACCCCTCGGAACCCCTTAAACTCGCCGCGGATCAGAGCCTCACGATGGCCGATCTGGAGCACCTGCTGCAGCGGCTGGAAGACGGCGGTTACACCGAGGTGTTGCTGTTGACGGAGCCAGGGGCATGA
- a CDS encoding biopolymer transporter ExbD — translation MPIRITPLIDVVFILLVFFMLTTRLMPLDHLELANSTKDRQNVAGKPLPELQISAGGSVQWQESQYSLSELLPALQAAGIREANLSTTPDSALADFTRTLSALDSADITAHWKRETP, via the coding sequence ATGCCAATCCGGATTACGCCACTGATTGATGTGGTGTTTATTCTGCTGGTGTTCTTCATGCTGACCACCCGGCTGATGCCACTGGATCATCTTGAATTGGCCAACAGCACCAAAGACCGCCAGAACGTTGCAGGCAAGCCCTTGCCGGAGCTTCAAATCTCCGCCGGTGGTTCCGTACAGTGGCAGGAAAGCCAGTATTCACTGTCGGAACTACTGCCAGCATTGCAGGCGGCAGGCATCCGCGAAGCCAACCTGAGCACGACGCCAGATTCCGCGCTGGCCGATTTCACCCGCACTCTGAGCGCCCTGGACAGCGCGGACATTACCGCCCACTGGAAGCGTGAAACGCCATGA
- a CDS encoding MotA/TolQ/ExbB proton channel family protein, with protein MFSSQGTISALTENGPLADLISMGGPVMVVLIAIAFIGAATFLYLMLYGAFYTPRLNKSLQRLIAQWQQSPSDTPVQAARSNAGLFGRTNPLMHLLVGTMSACQSGNNLAAVRETAVRDAQNALEPFEAPLKIIEVIAALAPLLGLLGTVMGMMEAFSAMAATEGRANASQLSGGIYEALATTAAGLVVAIPFAALAAWIEFRLRRIHKTINSALVSVFNVIPAEEVTTAPEPAKAEPKTTEAPFKEQAHASTDFDSNPRLAHAAG; from the coding sequence ATGTTTTCATCCCAAGGCACAATTTCTGCCCTTACCGAGAACGGCCCTCTCGCCGATTTAATCAGCATGGGCGGCCCGGTGATGGTCGTTTTGATCGCTATTGCTTTTATTGGTGCAGCAACCTTCCTGTACCTCATGCTGTACGGCGCTTTCTATACGCCCCGCTTGAATAAATCCTTACAGCGACTCATCGCACAGTGGCAACAATCGCCCTCCGACACCCCGGTTCAGGCCGCCCGATCCAATGCCGGCCTGTTCGGTCGCACCAACCCCCTGATGCACCTTCTGGTTGGCACCATGTCGGCCTGCCAGTCCGGCAACAACCTCGCGGCCGTGCGAGAAACCGCAGTGCGAGATGCTCAGAATGCGCTCGAGCCCTTTGAAGCCCCCCTCAAAATTATCGAAGTGATCGCCGCCCTTGCGCCCTTATTGGGGCTGCTCGGCACCGTGATGGGAATGATGGAAGCCTTCAGCGCCATGGCCGCCACCGAGGGTCGGGCCAACGCCAGCCAGCTGAGCGGCGGAATTTACGAAGCCTTGGCCACCACGGCGGCCGGGCTGGTGGTTGCGATTCCGTTCGCCGCCCTGGCGGCGTGGATCGAGTTTCGCCTGCGCCGAATTCACAAAACCATCAACAGTGCACTGGTGAGTGTTTTCAACGTCATACCGGCTGAGGAGGTCACGACAGCACCTGAGCCGGCTAAGGCCGAGCCGAAAACCACCGAAGCACCGTTTAAAGAGCAGGCTCACGCGTCCACCGATTTCGACAGCAATCCGCGCCTTGCCCATGCAGCTGGTTGA
- a CDS encoding sulfite exporter TauE/SafE family protein: MDLPLLPEALSLGAALFLLSASVVTSMLTAMLGAGGGVLLLVLMASWMPALAIIPVHGMIQLGSNSGRAILTWRHIDWRVIAAFTPGVLVGAVLGAWLLIDMPAQLWQLSIAVFVLYLCWGPKLPKTSFGPAGIFIASGITSFISLFVGATGPLVAAFIKQIHEDRFKTVSTFATAMTLQHAPKALIFGVAGFVFSDWLLFILAMIACGFAGTWIGLHILKTMSNRWFSTAFNVVLTLLALRLLWQAATG, from the coding sequence ATGGACCTACCCCTACTTCCCGAAGCCCTCAGCCTTGGCGCTGCCCTGTTCCTTTTATCAGCCTCTGTTGTGACCTCGATGCTCACGGCCATGTTGGGTGCCGGGGGCGGGGTATTGCTGCTGGTGTTGATGGCGTCGTGGATGCCCGCACTCGCCATTATTCCCGTTCACGGCATGATTCAACTCGGCTCTAACTCTGGCCGGGCAATACTGACCTGGCGCCACATAGACTGGCGCGTGATCGCCGCATTCACACCGGGCGTGCTGGTGGGTGCTGTGCTTGGTGCCTGGCTGCTGATCGACATGCCCGCACAGCTTTGGCAACTCTCCATTGCCGTGTTTGTGTTGTATCTGTGCTGGGGACCCAAGCTTCCGAAAACCTCGTTCGGGCCTGCCGGTATTTTCATTGCTTCCGGCATAACCAGCTTCATCAGCCTGTTTGTCGGCGCCACCGGCCCGCTGGTGGCAGCGTTCATCAAGCAGATTCATGAGGACCGTTTCAAAACCGTCTCGACTTTCGCCACCGCCATGACCCTGCAACACGCCCCGAAAGCTTTGATTTTCGGCGTCGCGGGCTTTGTGTTTTCCGACTGGCTGCTGTTTATTCTGGCCATGATTGCATGCGGGTTTGCAGGCACCTGGATTGGCCTTCACATTCTCAAGACCATGAGCAACCGCTGGTTCAGCACTGCCTTCAACGTGGTGCTCACGCTACTGGCCCTGCGGCTCTTGTGGCAGGCGGCTACGGGATAA
- a CDS encoding amidase: MKQSEYLRYDATALADLMRRGEVTSQEVVEAAIERANTVNGELNAICQPQFSEAKMQSIPADGLFSGVPLLLKDLAQEQAGYPCTYGSRAYRDHVPARDSEFVRRARKAGLLFLGRTATPEFGLKAVTESELWGPTRNPWDLSRTPGGSSGGSGAAVAAGIVPMAGANDGGGSIRIPAAYNGLFGLKPSRGRISPGPNVGEAWTGASADHVVTRTVRDSAAMLDVLAGPASGDPFRIPEPETSWLEAMQQSPGKLKIGVFTSSPYETEVAPECVAAVEETARMLENMGHEVEYARPEFDGLALARCYLSLYFGEVSVMAQRAKEQYGATDKDLELDTRLLAMLGNTMPLPDYVARRQQWNDFARALGAYFDRFDLYLCPTAGQLPARIGELDTPAHLKVAAKLMLALKAGKLVHRSGQVDQIAMESLARTPFTQLANLTGTPAMSVPMHWTQSGLPVGVQFGAAHGGEARLLQLAAQLEEVNPWFENYERLNDVF, from the coding sequence ATGAAACAGTCTGAATATCTGAGATATGACGCCACTGCGTTGGCGGATTTGATGCGCCGGGGCGAAGTGACATCGCAAGAAGTCGTGGAGGCGGCGATCGAGCGCGCCAACACAGTAAACGGAGAGCTGAACGCGATCTGCCAACCTCAGTTCAGTGAAGCCAAGATGCAATCCATCCCGGCTGACGGTCTGTTTTCAGGTGTCCCTTTGCTACTGAAAGATCTGGCTCAGGAACAGGCGGGTTACCCCTGTACCTACGGCAGCCGGGCGTATCGCGACCACGTACCGGCCCGTGATTCGGAATTTGTTCGCCGTGCCCGGAAGGCAGGCTTGTTGTTTCTTGGTCGCACGGCCACGCCTGAGTTTGGTCTGAAAGCCGTGACGGAATCGGAACTGTGGGGCCCCACTCGAAACCCGTGGGACCTCAGCCGAACGCCGGGCGGTTCCAGTGGCGGTTCAGGTGCAGCGGTGGCTGCCGGTATCGTGCCGATGGCAGGTGCTAACGACGGTGGTGGCTCGATTCGTATCCCGGCCGCGTACAACGGTTTGTTCGGTCTGAAGCCGTCGCGGGGACGAATTTCACCGGGGCCTAACGTGGGTGAGGCCTGGACAGGCGCCTCTGCCGATCATGTAGTGACCCGCACGGTGCGAGACAGTGCAGCCATGCTGGACGTGCTGGCGGGGCCGGCCAGCGGCGATCCGTTCAGAATTCCCGAACCGGAAACATCGTGGTTGGAGGCCATGCAGCAATCGCCGGGCAAACTGAAAATTGGCGTGTTTACGTCATCTCCTTACGAAACCGAGGTTGCTCCGGAATGTGTGGCGGCGGTCGAGGAAACCGCCCGAATGCTCGAGAACATGGGCCACGAGGTGGAATACGCTCGCCCCGAATTTGATGGCCTGGCACTCGCCCGCTGTTATCTCTCGTTGTACTTTGGCGAGGTGTCGGTAATGGCTCAACGAGCCAAAGAACAGTATGGCGCGACCGACAAAGACCTGGAGCTGGATACTCGCCTGCTGGCGATGCTGGGTAACACCATGCCCTTGCCTGACTATGTTGCGCGTCGTCAGCAGTGGAACGACTTTGCCCGTGCGCTGGGGGCGTATTTCGACCGTTTTGATTTGTATCTGTGCCCCACAGCGGGACAACTTCCGGCCAGAATAGGTGAGCTCGACACGCCGGCGCATCTGAAAGTCGCGGCCAAACTGATGTTGGCGCTGAAGGCCGGTAAGCTGGTGCACCGCAGCGGGCAGGTCGATCAGATTGCCATGGAGAGCCTGGCTCGCACCCCGTTCACCCAGTTGGCCAACCTCACTGGCACGCCGGCTATGTCAGTACCCATGCATTGGACCCAAAGTGGCCTGCCCGTCGGTGTCCAGTTTGGTGCCGCGCATGGTGGTGAGGCCCGATTGTTGCAACTCGCGGCCCAGTTAGAAGAAGTTAATCCGTGGTTTGAGAACTATGAGCGCCTGAACGACGTATTCTGA
- a CDS encoding methionine ABC transporter ATP-binding protein: protein MIVFDEVRKSYQVGGRDIPALRPTSMTIETGEVFGIVGHSGAGKSTLIRLINKLEPVSGGRILIEGEDITGYSSAELRAFRRKVGMIFQHFNLLSSKTVADNIAFPMKLAGIYSKTEIRERVEELLARVSLSDHADKYPSQLSGGQKQRVGIARALACRPTVLLCDEATSALDPQTTQSVLKLLADINKELGLTIVLITHEMDVVRRVCDRVAVMDAGRVVEMGPVSEVFLHPQHPTTRDFVLESESIDGDELQENLQKAEGRILRLTFKGESTYKPLLGNVARQSGVDFSILSGRIDHIKDTPYGQLTLSLIGGDVEVALKALEAADVHVEVVR, encoded by the coding sequence ATGATTGTATTTGACGAGGTAAGAAAGTCGTACCAGGTAGGTGGCCGGGACATTCCCGCGTTGCGCCCGACCAGTATGACCATCGAAACCGGTGAAGTTTTTGGCATTGTTGGCCATTCCGGCGCAGGCAAGTCCACACTGATTCGGTTGATTAACAAGCTCGAGCCGGTTTCCGGTGGCCGGATTCTGATCGAAGGCGAAGACATCACCGGCTATTCCTCAGCGGAGCTTCGCGCTTTTCGCCGCAAAGTGGGGATGATTTTTCAGCACTTTAACTTGCTGTCATCAAAGACGGTTGCCGATAACATCGCGTTTCCGATGAAGCTGGCGGGCATCTACAGCAAAACCGAGATCCGGGAGCGGGTGGAAGAGCTATTGGCCCGGGTGAGCCTGAGCGATCATGCCGATAAATACCCCTCGCAGTTGTCTGGCGGGCAGAAGCAGCGTGTAGGCATTGCCCGGGCGTTGGCCTGCCGACCGACGGTCTTGTTGTGTGACGAGGCTACCAGCGCTTTGGACCCCCAAACGACGCAGTCGGTTCTGAAGTTGCTGGCAGACATCAACAAAGAGCTGGGCCTGACCATTGTGCTGATTACCCACGAGATGGACGTGGTGCGCCGGGTTTGCGATCGCGTTGCGGTGATGGATGCGGGGCGCGTGGTGGAAATGGGGCCGGTCAGCGAAGTCTTCCTGCACCCTCAGCACCCCACCACCCGGGACTTCGTGCTGGAAAGCGAGAGCATCGACGGCGATGAGCTGCAGGAAAACCTGCAGAAGGCGGAAGGCCGGATTTTGCGCCTGACCTTCAAGGGCGAGTCTACCTACAAGCCTTTGTTGGGCAACGTGGCCAGACAGTCCGGTGTTGATTTCAGCATCTTGTCCGGTCGTATCGACCATATTAAAGACACGCCCTATGGCCAGCTGACCCTCTCACTGATCGGCGGCGATGTCGAGGTGGCACTGAAAGCCCTCGAAGCCGCAGATGTACATGTGGAGGTGGTGCGCTGA
- a CDS encoding methionine ABC transporter permease: MEALMESLMGNVDWAEIGIASWDTLVMVGMSLLFSVLIGLPIGVLLFLFGKRQLLEQPVAYAVLSFVVNVLRSVPFIILLIVMIPFTVMLIGTSLGVAGAIPPLVAGGAPFFARLVETSLREVDRGIIEATQAMGANIRQIVFGALLPEALPGIIAGITVTAITLVSYAAMSGVIGGGGLGDLAIRFGYQRFQTDVMVITVALLVIFVQLLQMAGDRLVLYFSRK, encoded by the coding sequence ATGGAAGCTTTAATGGAAAGCCTGATGGGCAACGTGGATTGGGCCGAGATTGGTATCGCCAGCTGGGACACGCTGGTAATGGTGGGTATGTCGCTGCTGTTCAGCGTGTTGATCGGGTTACCGATTGGTGTGCTGTTGTTCCTGTTCGGCAAGCGCCAGTTGCTGGAACAGCCGGTGGCCTATGCTGTGCTGTCGTTTGTGGTCAACGTACTGCGGTCGGTGCCGTTTATCATTCTATTGATCGTGATGATTCCGTTCACGGTGATGCTGATCGGCACCTCTCTGGGTGTGGCCGGTGCAATTCCACCGCTGGTGGCGGGTGGTGCGCCGTTCTTTGCCCGCTTGGTTGAAACGTCACTTCGGGAAGTAGACCGGGGCATTATCGAAGCCACACAGGCGATGGGCGCGAACATCCGACAGATCGTATTCGGCGCCTTGCTGCCGGAAGCACTTCCGGGCATCATCGCGGGTATTACCGTTACGGCGATCACATTGGTTTCTTATGCCGCTATGTCCGGTGTTATCGGCGGTGGCGGCTTGGGCGATCTGGCCATTCGATTCGGTTACCAGCGTTTCCAAACCGATGTGATGGTTATTACCGTCGCTCTGCTGGTGATTTTCGTGCAGTTGCTGCAAATGGCGGGTGATCGTCTGGTGCTGTATTTCAGTCGTAAGTAA
- a CDS encoding MetQ/NlpA family ABC transporter substrate-binding protein, which translates to MNLKKTLVALAAAATFSTAVSAESLSVAATPVPHAELLEFVKPALAEQGVELDVKVFTDYVQPNIQVDQKRMDANFFQHQPYLDEFNDGRGTSLVTVTGVHVEPFGAYSTKIESLDDLEEGAVVAIPNDPTNGGRALLLLQKAGLITLKDESKITATPRDIADNPKDLDFKELEAATLPRILNQVDVALINTNYALEAGLNPSEDALIIEGSESPYVNILVARPDNKDSEAMQKLANALKSDAVKDFIKEKYEGAVVPAF; encoded by the coding sequence ATGAATCTGAAGAAAACACTGGTGGCTTTGGCCGCCGCTGCGACTTTTTCAACCGCGGTATCCGCAGAGTCACTGTCTGTAGCCGCCACTCCGGTACCTCACGCCGAGCTGCTGGAATTTGTGAAGCCAGCACTGGCGGAACAAGGCGTAGAGCTGGACGTGAAAGTGTTCACCGACTACGTTCAACCAAACATCCAGGTTGACCAAAAGCGGATGGATGCGAACTTTTTCCAGCACCAGCCGTACCTGGATGAATTCAATGATGGCCGTGGCACCAGCCTGGTCACCGTAACGGGCGTGCACGTTGAGCCGTTCGGTGCCTATTCCACCAAGATCGAGTCTCTGGACGATCTGGAAGAAGGTGCGGTTGTGGCTATTCCGAACGATCCCACCAACGGTGGCCGTGCCTTGTTGCTGCTTCAGAAAGCCGGTCTGATCACTCTGAAAGATGAAAGCAAGATCACTGCAACGCCGCGTGATATTGCCGACAACCCGAAAGATCTGGACTTCAAAGAGCTGGAAGCCGCCACTCTGCCGCGTATCCTGAATCAAGTTGACGTTGCCCTGATCAACACCAACTACGCGCTGGAAGCAGGTCTGAATCCGTCTGAAGACGCCCTGATTATTGAGGGTTCCGAGTCTCCGTACGTCAACATTCTGGTTGCGCGTCCGGACAACAAAGACAGCGAAGCCATGCAGAAGCTGGCCAACGCATTGAAATCCGATGCGGTTAAAGACTTCATCAAGGAAAAATACGAGGGCGCGGTTGTTCCGGCTTTCTAA
- a CDS encoding peroxiredoxin, with amino-acid sequence MSLRLGDTAPDFEQESSEGTIRFHEWLGDSWGVLFSHPADFTPVCTTELGLTAKLKDKFAERNVKAIALSVDPVDSHHEWIKDINETQGCTVNFPIIADQDRKVSELYDMIHPNADSSLTVRSLFVIDPNKKVRLIITYPASTGRNFNEVLRVIDSLQLTDDHKVATPGNWEQGGDVVIVPSLQDEDEIKERFPKGYKAVKSYLRMTPDPKTNWGGD; translated from the coding sequence ATGAGTTTACGCCTAGGAGATACCGCACCGGATTTCGAACAGGAATCCAGTGAAGGCACTATCCGCTTCCACGAATGGTTAGGAGACAGCTGGGGCGTTTTGTTTTCGCACCCTGCCGATTTCACCCCGGTGTGCACAACCGAACTGGGTTTGACCGCGAAGCTGAAAGACAAGTTCGCCGAGCGCAACGTGAAGGCCATCGCGCTGAGCGTTGACCCTGTCGACTCTCACCATGAGTGGATCAAAGACATCAACGAAACCCAGGGCTGCACGGTGAACTTCCCGATCATTGCAGACCAGGACCGCAAGGTTTCCGAGCTGTACGACATGATCCACCCGAACGCAGACAGCAGCCTGACGGTTCGCTCCCTGTTCGTGATCGACCCGAACAAGAAAGTTCGCCTGATCATCACTTACCCGGCCTCCACCGGCCGCAACTTCAACGAAGTTCTGCGAGTGATCGATTCCCTGCAGCTGACCGACGACCACAAAGTGGCGACACCGGGCAACTGGGAGCAGGGTGGTGATGTGGTGATTGTGCCCTCGCTTCAGGATGAAGACGAAATCAAAGAGCGTTTCCCGAAAGGCTATAAGGCTGTTAAGTCTTACCTGCGGATGACGCCAGACCCCAAAACCAACTGGGGTGGTGATTAA
- a CDS encoding sodium:alanine symporter family protein produces the protein MEAISKFVSEINGLVWGPPMLVMILGVGLFLSLGLKLMPIMKLGAGFRLMWNGRARGGDDEGDIPPFQALMTALSATVGTGNIAGVATAVFLGGPGALFWMWLTALVGMATKYSEAVLAVRFREVDERGAHVGGPMYYIRNGLGKKWAWLGVLFAIFASIAAFGIGNTVQANSVADVLEANFSIPHWATGLVLMVLVGMVLIGGIKRIGQVASALVPFMAVSYVMIGLVVLAINAHEIPEAFNLIFSYAFSPAAAEGGFAGAAVWAAIRFGVARGIFSNEAGLGSAPIAHAAAQTKDPVRQGMVAMLGTFIDTIIVCSITGLVIITSGVWTSGETGAALTSLAFETGLPGLGNYMVAIALAIFAFTTILGWSFYGERSIEFLFGVKAIVPYRIVWIIAIPVGATVNLGFIWLLADTLNAMMALPNLIALLLLSPVVFRLTKDYFDKQMSPGVN, from the coding sequence ATGGAAGCAATTTCAAAATTTGTCAGTGAAATCAACGGGTTGGTTTGGGGGCCGCCCATGTTGGTCATGATTTTGGGTGTCGGCTTGTTCCTGAGCCTCGGCCTCAAACTCATGCCCATCATGAAACTCGGCGCCGGATTCCGGTTGATGTGGAATGGCCGGGCTCGGGGCGGTGACGACGAAGGGGATATTCCACCGTTTCAGGCGCTGATGACCGCGCTGTCGGCAACGGTTGGCACAGGCAACATCGCTGGCGTGGCCACCGCGGTGTTTTTAGGTGGCCCCGGCGCGTTGTTCTGGATGTGGTTGACGGCACTGGTCGGCATGGCCACCAAATATTCCGAGGCGGTGCTTGCGGTCCGGTTCCGTGAAGTGGATGAGCGCGGCGCCCACGTGGGTGGTCCGATGTACTACATCCGCAACGGTTTAGGTAAGAAGTGGGCCTGGCTGGGCGTGTTGTTCGCCATTTTTGCCTCGATAGCCGCATTCGGTATCGGCAACACCGTGCAGGCCAATTCCGTCGCGGATGTTCTCGAAGCCAACTTCAGCATCCCGCACTGGGCCACGGGTTTGGTGCTGATGGTGCTGGTGGGTATGGTTCTGATTGGCGGCATCAAACGTATCGGTCAGGTCGCCAGCGCCCTGGTGCCGTTTATGGCGGTATCTTATGTGATGATCGGCCTGGTGGTTCTCGCCATCAACGCCCATGAAATCCCGGAAGCGTTCAATCTGATATTCAGCTATGCCTTCAGCCCGGCGGCTGCAGAAGGTGGCTTTGCCGGTGCGGCCGTATGGGCCGCTATCCGCTTTGGTGTTGCACGCGGTATTTTCTCCAACGAAGCGGGCCTGGGGTCGGCCCCCATCGCGCACGCCGCTGCGCAAACCAAAGACCCGGTTCGCCAAGGCATGGTTGCCATGCTCGGCACCTTCATCGATACCATCATCGTGTGCAGCATTACCGGCCTGGTGATTATCACGTCCGGCGTGTGGACATCCGGCGAAACCGGCGCAGCCCTGACCTCTCTGGCGTTTGAAACCGGCCTCCCGGGGCTGGGCAATTACATGGTGGCCATTGCATTGGCGATCTTTGCCTTTACCACCATTCTGGGCTGGTCCTTCTATGGCGAGCGCAGCATCGAGTTCCTGTTCGGTGTGAAGGCGATTGTGCCTTACCGGATTGTCTGGATCATTGCGATTCCGGTGGGCGCAACCGTCAACCTGGGCTTCATCTGGCTGCTGGCCGATACGCTGAACGCCATGATGGCCCTGCCCAACCTGATTGCCCTGCTGCTGCTCAGCCCGGTGGTATTCCGGCTGACCAAAGACTATTTTGATAAGCAGATGAGCCCCGGCGTTAACTGA
- a CDS encoding CBS domain-containing protein — MHSLKVSEVMWNHIEPIRCGEPLTHVVKTLLDNHVTGLPVVDAQRRVLGFVSEQDCIHALLVSNYHSEGEPNVDDVMFRNPVTVNPDMSVVDLAQNLGAGKPKVYPVVEDGKLVGVVTRSAILSQLAKAGQTMERSRFVSADD; from the coding sequence ATGCATTCATTGAAGGTTTCTGAGGTTATGTGGAACCACATAGAACCGATTCGGTGCGGGGAACCGCTGACCCATGTGGTCAAAACTCTGCTGGACAATCACGTCACCGGGTTGCCGGTGGTGGATGCGCAGCGACGAGTGCTTGGGTTTGTGTCTGAGCAGGATTGTATCCATGCGCTGCTGGTCAGTAACTATCACAGCGAAGGTGAGCCCAACGTAGACGACGTGATGTTCCGCAATCCCGTGACGGTCAATCCGGATATGTCTGTGGTGGATCTGGCGCAGAATCTCGGCGCTGGCAAACCAAAAGTCTATCCGGTGGTCGAAGACGGCAAATTGGTCGGAGTGGTCACCCGCTCAGCCATATTGTCGCAACTGGCGAAAGCCGGGCAAACCATGGAGCGATCACGGTTTGTGAGCGCTGACGACTAG